Proteins from one Esox lucius isolate fEsoLuc1 chromosome 19, fEsoLuc1.pri, whole genome shotgun sequence genomic window:
- the nfatc3b gene encoding nuclear factor of activated T-cells, cytoplasmic 3 isoform X1, which produces MSTVNCSSNEELDFRLIFGEDAQQQLGPAGLSFTYPGADPDDSTSYYATHSLVNQPFDQAHDPHQSPQHHQDASNLSPLQAFDSHLGTGYEAHSFRCGPAGIHPKAFDCPSIQITSISQSHQELASSPNAVPVGGADGGGEGSRERSWSQDHLYLPLDPCYRDSSSLNPSPCSSLSSRSWLSDLSSCESFSHIYDDVEAELNEAAARVTLSSPLASPLVSPGCSPQGQAVAGFGVELWQQQYFMNTLSPHQSPRQSPRNSVTEENWLNPRPASRSGSRPTSPCGKRRHSSAEVYGHGPSPSTSPHQSPCPTPGHSPRGSVTEDTWVVGSPGATGGILYNHPEVDVPSKTRKTSQQAHMGLLHGQGDTGLGLEDQGVALPYPNSFAEEPGASLKQEGLFEELFLSVPSHFSWGKPKPGNTPLFRPSSLPPLDWPLPSQFGQCELKVDVQPRGHHRAHYETEGSRGAVKAALGGHPVVKLIGYNEKPVSLQVFIATADDRHLRPHAFYQVHRVTGKTVATACQESVISCTKVLEIPLLPENNMSTSIDCAGILKLRNSDIELRKGETDIGRKNTRVRMAFRVFIPQPSGKILCLQAASLPVECSQRSATDLPQMESCSPVSCVVTGGEEMVITGSNISPESKVIFLEKGPDGRTQWEVDGKVIREKSKRSRIVVEIPPYHDSTVSSAVQVQFYICNGKRRRSQTLNFTYSAGASSDPYTAAGEAPRVKQEHRDSAYLAACTSLPGLCPTSNPLGSLDMAFSQDGPSYGPSGSRPAPCAPSSQPAYPPSGSPALRHSPNLHGYGPGVGYRGRSPMETPDPTPTPRTGPVYQATQHNMPYNSQTGSAVGPGPAAPQASRALPVQPGPTAFSPHRESLMYQSLIGPDLSGVTVQSADTNTHNATQLQSLGYHCSLSASEAAALPADHGLSYRSAGDLPASYSPTPGAAPSCCTSPSELACAVGPLRHLSPSGAGLASGVDLRECLPAPHSLFTNDRAGRVSVKQEPEEKQVPMGLQEITLDDVNEIIDRDISQLGGSGAAESTQTGEDHFGWDTVILQ; this is translated from the exons GACTTTCTTTCACATACCCAGGTGCAGACCCAGATGACAGCACGTCGTACTACGCCACCCACTCTTTGGTCAATCAGCCTTTTGACCAGGCCCATGACCCGCACCAGAGTCCCCAGCACCACCAAGATGCCTCGAACCTGTCTCCCCTTCAGGCGTTTGACTCTCACCTCGGCACGGGATACGAAGCTCACAGTTTCAGGTGCGGACCGGCGGGAATCCACCCCAAGGCGTTCGACTGCCCCAGCATCCAGATCACATCCATTAGCCAGAGTCACCAGGAGCTGGCCTCGAGCCCGAACGCCGTGCCTGTCGGGGGGGCAGATGGCGGTGGGGAGGGCAGCCGCGAACGGTCCTGGTCCCAGGATCACCTTTACCTGCCCCTGGACCCGTGTTACCGGGACTCGTCCTCCCTGAACCCCAGCCCCTGTAGCAGCCTGTCGTCCCGGAGCTGGCTGTCCGACCTGTCCTCCTGCGAGTCCTTCTCCCACATCTACGATGACGTGGAGGCCGAGCTGAACGAGGCGGCCGCCCGCGTCACCCTAAGCTCCCCGCTGGCGTCCCCCCTGGTGTCGCCGGGCTGCTCGCCCCAGGGCCAGGCTGTGGCGGGGTTTGGGGTGGAGCTCTGGCAGCAGCAGTACTTCATGAACACCCTCTCTCCGCACCAGTCCCCTCGCCAGTCTCCGCGCAACAGTGTCACGGAGGAGAACTGGCTCAACCCTCGCCCCGCCTCCAGGTCTGGCTCGAGGCCCACGTCGCCCTGCGGGAAGCGACGTCACTCCAGCGCAGAGGTTTACGGGCACGGACCGTCACCTTCGACCTCCCCTCATCAGTCCCCGTGCCCCACGCCAGGCCACTCTCCTAGGGGAAGTGTAACTGAGGACACCTGGGTGGTTGGAAGCCCTGGTGCCACAGGGGGCATCCTGTACAACCACCCTGAGGTAGACGTTCCCTCCAAGACCAGGAAGACCTCGCAGCAGGCTCACATGGGTCTACTGCACGGGCAAGGGGATACAGGTCTGGGGTTGGAAGACCAAGGGGTGGCGCTGCCTTATCCAAACTCTTTTGCAGAGGAGCCTGGGGCAAGTCTGAAACAAGAAGGCCTTTTTGAAGAACTTTTTCTTTCCGTTCCCTCACACTTCTCCTGGGGCAAACCCAAGCCTGGCAACACACCCCTTTTCAG ACCCTCGTCCCTGCCCCCTCTGGACTGGCCCCTGCCCAGTCAGTTTGGCCAGTGTGAGCTGAAGGTGGATGTGCAGCCGCGAGGCCACCACAGGGCCCACTACGAGACCGAGGGCAGTCGTGGTGCTGTCAAGGCTGCCTTGGGAGGACATCCTGTAGTCAAG CTCATTGGATACAACGAGAAGCCAGTCAGCCTTCAGGTTTTCATTGCAACGGCAGATGATCGCCACTTAAGACCCCATGCCTTTTACCAGGTGCATAGAGTAACTGGGAAAACGGTGGCTACTGCTTGCCAAGAAAGCGTGATAAGCTGCACTAAAGTTCTGGAAATACCTCTCCTTCCCGAAAACAATatgtccaccag CATTGACTGTGCAGGTATCCTGAAGCTGAGGAACTCCGACATTGAGCTCAGGAAGGGTGAGACCGACATCGGACGGAAGAACACGCGTGTGCGAATGGCATTCCGTGTTTTTATACCTCAGCCCAGTGGCAAGATCCTGTGTCTGCAAGCTGCCTCTCTTCCTGTGGAGTGCT CCCAGCGCTCGGCCACAGACCTTCCCCAGATGGAGAGCTGCAGTCCTGTCAGCTGCGTGGTCACCGGGGGGGAGGAGATGGTCATCACTGGCTCCAATATTTCCCCAGAGTCAAAGGTCATCTTCCTGGAGAAAGGCCCAG ATGGACGCACGCAGTGGGAGGTTGATGGAAAGGTGATTCGAGAAAAGAGTAAGAGA TCCAGGATTGTGGTTGAGATTCCGCCCTACCACGACAGCACCGTGAGCTCTGCAGTCCAGGTGCAGTTCTACATATGCAACGGGAAGAGAAGAAGGAGCCAGACGCTGAACTTCACCTACTCGGCCGGCGCGTCTTCAGACCCATATACCGCCGCCGGCGAGGCGCCTCGTGTGAAGCAGGAGCACCGAGACTCTGCCTACCTGGCCGCCTGCACCAGCCTCCCTGGCCTGTGTCCCACCAGCAACCCGCTGGGGTCTCTGGACATGGCCTTCTCTCAGGACGGGCCGTCTTACGGGCCCTCTGGTAGTCGCCCGGCGCCCTGTGCGCCGTCCTCCCAGCCGGCGTACCCTCCATCAGGCTCCCCGGCCCTTCGGCACTCCCCTAACCTGCACGGCTACGGCCCCGGTGTGGGGTACCGGGGGAGAAGTCCTATGGAAACCCCTGATCCAACGCCCACCCCCCGGACTGGGCCCGTCTACCAGGCCACACAACACAATATGCCTTATAACAGCCAAACCGGTTCTGCCGTGGGACCCGGCCCTGCTGCTCCCCAGGCCAGTCGGGCACTGCCTGTCCAGCCCGGGCCAACTGCCTTCAGCCCTCATAGGGAGAGTCTGATGTATCAGAGCCTTATTGGACCTGACCTGTCTGGCGTCACCGTCCAGTCTGCCGACACCAACACCCACAATGCAACCCAGCTGCAGTCCCTCGGCTACCACTGCTCCCTGTCTGCCTCAGAGGCGGCGGCCCTGCCGGCCGATCACGGTCTGAGCTACCGCTCTGCCGGAGACCTGCCAGCCTCTTATTCCCCCACCCCCGGAGCAGCACCCTCCTGCTGTACCTCCCCGTCAGAGTTGGCCTGTGCTGTGGGTCCCCTGAGGCACCTGTCCCCCAGTGGAGCCGGCTTAGCCTCTGGCGTTGACCTCCGGGAGTGTCTCCCAGCACCTCATTCCCTCTTCACCAAcgacagggcagggagagtGAGCGTCAAGCAGGAGCCGGAGGAGAAGCAGGTTCCCATGGGGCTCCAGGAGATCACGCTGGATGATG TGAATGAGATCATCGACAGAGACATATCCCAGCTCGGTGGCAGTGGTGCAGCAGAGTCCACCCAAACAGGAGAAGACCATTTTGGATGGGATACAGTAATACTCCAGTGA
- the nfatc3b gene encoding nuclear factor of activated T-cells, cytoplasmic 3 isoform X2: MSTVNCSSNEELDFRLIFGEDAQQQLGPAGADPDDSTSYYATHSLVNQPFDQAHDPHQSPQHHQDASNLSPLQAFDSHLGTGYEAHSFRCGPAGIHPKAFDCPSIQITSISQSHQELASSPNAVPVGGADGGGEGSRERSWSQDHLYLPLDPCYRDSSSLNPSPCSSLSSRSWLSDLSSCESFSHIYDDVEAELNEAAARVTLSSPLASPLVSPGCSPQGQAVAGFGVELWQQQYFMNTLSPHQSPRQSPRNSVTEENWLNPRPASRSGSRPTSPCGKRRHSSAEVYGHGPSPSTSPHQSPCPTPGHSPRGSVTEDTWVVGSPGATGGILYNHPEVDVPSKTRKTSQQAHMGLLHGQGDTGLGLEDQGVALPYPNSFAEEPGASLKQEGLFEELFLSVPSHFSWGKPKPGNTPLFRPSSLPPLDWPLPSQFGQCELKVDVQPRGHHRAHYETEGSRGAVKAALGGHPVVKLIGYNEKPVSLQVFIATADDRHLRPHAFYQVHRVTGKTVATACQESVISCTKVLEIPLLPENNMSTSIDCAGILKLRNSDIELRKGETDIGRKNTRVRMAFRVFIPQPSGKILCLQAASLPVECSQRSATDLPQMESCSPVSCVVTGGEEMVITGSNISPESKVIFLEKGPDGRTQWEVDGKVIREKSKRSRIVVEIPPYHDSTVSSAVQVQFYICNGKRRRSQTLNFTYSAGASSDPYTAAGEAPRVKQEHRDSAYLAACTSLPGLCPTSNPLGSLDMAFSQDGPSYGPSGSRPAPCAPSSQPAYPPSGSPALRHSPNLHGYGPGVGYRGRSPMETPDPTPTPRTGPVYQATQHNMPYNSQTGSAVGPGPAAPQASRALPVQPGPTAFSPHRESLMYQSLIGPDLSGVTVQSADTNTHNATQLQSLGYHCSLSASEAAALPADHGLSYRSAGDLPASYSPTPGAAPSCCTSPSELACAVGPLRHLSPSGAGLASGVDLRECLPAPHSLFTNDRAGRVSVKQEPEEKQVPMGLQEITLDDVNEIIDRDISQLGGSGAAESTQTGEDHFGWDTVILQ; encoded by the exons GTGCAGACCCAGATGACAGCACGTCGTACTACGCCACCCACTCTTTGGTCAATCAGCCTTTTGACCAGGCCCATGACCCGCACCAGAGTCCCCAGCACCACCAAGATGCCTCGAACCTGTCTCCCCTTCAGGCGTTTGACTCTCACCTCGGCACGGGATACGAAGCTCACAGTTTCAGGTGCGGACCGGCGGGAATCCACCCCAAGGCGTTCGACTGCCCCAGCATCCAGATCACATCCATTAGCCAGAGTCACCAGGAGCTGGCCTCGAGCCCGAACGCCGTGCCTGTCGGGGGGGCAGATGGCGGTGGGGAGGGCAGCCGCGAACGGTCCTGGTCCCAGGATCACCTTTACCTGCCCCTGGACCCGTGTTACCGGGACTCGTCCTCCCTGAACCCCAGCCCCTGTAGCAGCCTGTCGTCCCGGAGCTGGCTGTCCGACCTGTCCTCCTGCGAGTCCTTCTCCCACATCTACGATGACGTGGAGGCCGAGCTGAACGAGGCGGCCGCCCGCGTCACCCTAAGCTCCCCGCTGGCGTCCCCCCTGGTGTCGCCGGGCTGCTCGCCCCAGGGCCAGGCTGTGGCGGGGTTTGGGGTGGAGCTCTGGCAGCAGCAGTACTTCATGAACACCCTCTCTCCGCACCAGTCCCCTCGCCAGTCTCCGCGCAACAGTGTCACGGAGGAGAACTGGCTCAACCCTCGCCCCGCCTCCAGGTCTGGCTCGAGGCCCACGTCGCCCTGCGGGAAGCGACGTCACTCCAGCGCAGAGGTTTACGGGCACGGACCGTCACCTTCGACCTCCCCTCATCAGTCCCCGTGCCCCACGCCAGGCCACTCTCCTAGGGGAAGTGTAACTGAGGACACCTGGGTGGTTGGAAGCCCTGGTGCCACAGGGGGCATCCTGTACAACCACCCTGAGGTAGACGTTCCCTCCAAGACCAGGAAGACCTCGCAGCAGGCTCACATGGGTCTACTGCACGGGCAAGGGGATACAGGTCTGGGGTTGGAAGACCAAGGGGTGGCGCTGCCTTATCCAAACTCTTTTGCAGAGGAGCCTGGGGCAAGTCTGAAACAAGAAGGCCTTTTTGAAGAACTTTTTCTTTCCGTTCCCTCACACTTCTCCTGGGGCAAACCCAAGCCTGGCAACACACCCCTTTTCAG ACCCTCGTCCCTGCCCCCTCTGGACTGGCCCCTGCCCAGTCAGTTTGGCCAGTGTGAGCTGAAGGTGGATGTGCAGCCGCGAGGCCACCACAGGGCCCACTACGAGACCGAGGGCAGTCGTGGTGCTGTCAAGGCTGCCTTGGGAGGACATCCTGTAGTCAAG CTCATTGGATACAACGAGAAGCCAGTCAGCCTTCAGGTTTTCATTGCAACGGCAGATGATCGCCACTTAAGACCCCATGCCTTTTACCAGGTGCATAGAGTAACTGGGAAAACGGTGGCTACTGCTTGCCAAGAAAGCGTGATAAGCTGCACTAAAGTTCTGGAAATACCTCTCCTTCCCGAAAACAATatgtccaccag CATTGACTGTGCAGGTATCCTGAAGCTGAGGAACTCCGACATTGAGCTCAGGAAGGGTGAGACCGACATCGGACGGAAGAACACGCGTGTGCGAATGGCATTCCGTGTTTTTATACCTCAGCCCAGTGGCAAGATCCTGTGTCTGCAAGCTGCCTCTCTTCCTGTGGAGTGCT CCCAGCGCTCGGCCACAGACCTTCCCCAGATGGAGAGCTGCAGTCCTGTCAGCTGCGTGGTCACCGGGGGGGAGGAGATGGTCATCACTGGCTCCAATATTTCCCCAGAGTCAAAGGTCATCTTCCTGGAGAAAGGCCCAG ATGGACGCACGCAGTGGGAGGTTGATGGAAAGGTGATTCGAGAAAAGAGTAAGAGA TCCAGGATTGTGGTTGAGATTCCGCCCTACCACGACAGCACCGTGAGCTCTGCAGTCCAGGTGCAGTTCTACATATGCAACGGGAAGAGAAGAAGGAGCCAGACGCTGAACTTCACCTACTCGGCCGGCGCGTCTTCAGACCCATATACCGCCGCCGGCGAGGCGCCTCGTGTGAAGCAGGAGCACCGAGACTCTGCCTACCTGGCCGCCTGCACCAGCCTCCCTGGCCTGTGTCCCACCAGCAACCCGCTGGGGTCTCTGGACATGGCCTTCTCTCAGGACGGGCCGTCTTACGGGCCCTCTGGTAGTCGCCCGGCGCCCTGTGCGCCGTCCTCCCAGCCGGCGTACCCTCCATCAGGCTCCCCGGCCCTTCGGCACTCCCCTAACCTGCACGGCTACGGCCCCGGTGTGGGGTACCGGGGGAGAAGTCCTATGGAAACCCCTGATCCAACGCCCACCCCCCGGACTGGGCCCGTCTACCAGGCCACACAACACAATATGCCTTATAACAGCCAAACCGGTTCTGCCGTGGGACCCGGCCCTGCTGCTCCCCAGGCCAGTCGGGCACTGCCTGTCCAGCCCGGGCCAACTGCCTTCAGCCCTCATAGGGAGAGTCTGATGTATCAGAGCCTTATTGGACCTGACCTGTCTGGCGTCACCGTCCAGTCTGCCGACACCAACACCCACAATGCAACCCAGCTGCAGTCCCTCGGCTACCACTGCTCCCTGTCTGCCTCAGAGGCGGCGGCCCTGCCGGCCGATCACGGTCTGAGCTACCGCTCTGCCGGAGACCTGCCAGCCTCTTATTCCCCCACCCCCGGAGCAGCACCCTCCTGCTGTACCTCCCCGTCAGAGTTGGCCTGTGCTGTGGGTCCCCTGAGGCACCTGTCCCCCAGTGGAGCCGGCTTAGCCTCTGGCGTTGACCTCCGGGAGTGTCTCCCAGCACCTCATTCCCTCTTCACCAAcgacagggcagggagagtGAGCGTCAAGCAGGAGCCGGAGGAGAAGCAGGTTCCCATGGGGCTCCAGGAGATCACGCTGGATGATG TGAATGAGATCATCGACAGAGACATATCCCAGCTCGGTGGCAGTGGTGCAGCAGAGTCCACCCAAACAGGAGAAGACCATTTTGGATGGGATACAGTAATACTCCAGTGA